ATATAGTAAATCCTTTTGATTTAAAAGATTTGCCTCCCGTGGTAGATGTTTGGTTTAAATTAAAAAATGCTTCTCAAGATTTAAACTTAGCTTTAAAGCAACAGATTTTAACGTATATTTCTGATTATAATATTTTAACGACTTGTTTAAATCCGAATGCGAGTGTTGCTCATTTCGGAAATACGCAAATGGCAAGTTTAGACCATTCTATGTGGTTTTATCGTGATTTCGATTTTAATGATTGGTTATTATTTTCAATCGAAAGCCCTAATACATTTGGCGCTCGTGGTTTTGCAACGGGTAATATTTACACTCGAAAAGGCGTTTTAGTGGCTTCCGTGGCACAAGAAGGTTTGATGCGTGCTATCAAAAAGAAGTAATAATAAAATCAGAATTATATAAAAAAGTTTAAAGGTTTTTTGAAGCAATTTCCCGCTTTCCGCACTCGCTTTTTTTTGAAGAAAAATCAAAAAAAGAGCTGAAACAACTGCTTCAATCGGGGCTAGGCATTTGTACTAAAAATTAAATTTTGAAAATAAGAAATAACATTCGTCAACCTGAATTTATTTCAGGTTTGCATCCTAATTTTCCATAGTTTTCATGTTGATGTGATGCTGAACTAAATTCAGCATGACGATAATTATTTTATATCTTTTAAAAGCAGTTGAATACTTGTATTTCCGTTCCAAGTATTTTCATCTAGTGCGTATGCAATATCAAATTCATTTTGAATTAAAGGTAGTTTTTTTCCTAAACTAAAACCAATAGAATTATAAGTTCGATTATCAGCTCCATAAATAATATTCAGTTTTAAATGATTTTTATCAGCTCCTACTTGTTTTCCATAACCATTATCTCTAACGGCAGTTGTAGAAAAAGTAGGTCTCATATTTAAAGGGCCAAAAGGTGCCATTTGTTGAATAATTCTAAAAAACTTAGGAGATATTTCTGATAAATCTAATTCGGCGTCAATACTAATTTCAGGAATTAATAAGTTTTTATCGATAGTGTTTTTTACTACTTCTTCAAATTTATTTTTAAAATTCTCGTATTGTTCAGGGACTAAAGTTAAACCCGCAGCATATTTATGTCCACCAAATTGTTCAATAAATTCTGCACATTGTTCTAAGGCATTATATACATCAAATCCTTTTACTGAACGGGCAGAAGCGGCTAATTTATCGCCACTTTTTGTAAAAACTAAAGTAGGTCTGTAATAAGTTTCAATTAATCTTGATGCTACAATTCCGATAACGCCTTTGTGCCAATTTTCATCAAAAACAACTGAAGTAAATTTTTCAGTTTCATTATTGTTTTCAATTTGAAGTAAAGCTTCTTCTGTAATTTTTTTGTCGAGTCCTTTTCTATCAGCATTAAATTTTTCAATTGCTGAAGCAAATTCAATAGCCGAATCAAAATCTATTTCGGTTAAAAGTTCCACGGCATAATTACCGTGTTTCATTCTACCAGCTGCATTTATTCG
The Tenacibaculum pacificus DNA segment above includes these coding regions:
- the recJ gene encoding single-stranded-DNA-specific exonuclease RecJ encodes the protein MRWTLKKEPDLLKVNQLAKELSVEKTLAKILVQRNIDTFDKARKFFRPSLDDLHDPFLMKDMHIAVQRIEKAIANNENILVFGDYDVDGTTAVSLLSSYLKTIHPKVATYIPDRYAEGYGVSYMGIDFADDNDFSLIIALDCGIKAIDKVAYATEKNIDFIICDHHKPGKEIPKAVAVLNPKQIDCFYPYDELCGCGVGFKLIQALGSKRNQTIDDLMPYLDLVATAIAADIVPMTGENRTLAYWGLQVINSKPRNGIKAIIHQLDKKELTITDVVFIIAPRINAAGRMKHGNYAVELLTEIDFDSAIEFASAIEKFNADRKGLDKKITEEALLQIENNNETEKFTSVVFDENWHKGVIGIVASRLIETYYRPTLVFTKSGDKLAASARSVKGFDVYNALEQCAEFIEQFGGHKYAAGLTLVPEQYENFKNKFEEVVKNTIDKNLLIPEISIDAELDLSEISPKFFRIIQQMAPFGPLNMRPTFSTTAVRDNGYGKQVGADKNHLKLNIIYGADNRTYNSIGFSLGKKLPLIQNEFDIAYALDENTWNGNTSIQLLLKDIK